In the Daphnia pulicaria isolate SC F1-1A chromosome 2, SC_F0-13Bv2, whole genome shotgun sequence genome, one interval contains:
- the LOC124327617 gene encoding probable ATP-dependent RNA helicase DDX56: MSEVPEAEPEKKIIAFHQMNLDDRLLKAIAKLGWVSPTLIQEKGIPLFLEGKDVLAKGRTGSGKTAVFAIPIIQNILTEKQTAKEQVTRALILAPTKELCQQLHKAFQSFTTSCSRDVSIVNVGSQTAISGQKTLLAAHPDIIIATPSTILIHLVSKKLVLKDSLQFFVIDEADLVFSFGFEEDLKSVLGYLPTDYQCVLTSATLSDDIQSLKQLVLHQPVTLKLEEPELPPASQLTQYQIYAEENDKAVLIYALFKLGLVRGKTIIFVRNVDRCYKLKLYLQQFGIPSCALNGELPVNSRCHIVQQFNAGIYDIIIASDESTLEDPNYASADQSNKGKRKNDKESGVVRGIDFQFVSNVINFDFPSDVDSYIHRVGRTARGNNKGTALSFVSVREKYLMERVEEHLQDWVPPGQDSVFKPYQFRMEEIEAFRYRSQDAWKTVTRIAVREARLAEIKSEMMQSKKLRSHFENNPNDMGILRHDKALHTVRIQSHLKDVPDYIIPPTLRRLAKASGNKARGGQSSHGEGRTGKNEKSFLKRKDNPLLTFEFDGFKKKARK, from the exons ATGAGTGAAGTACCAGAAGCAGAgcccgaaaagaaaattattgcgTTTCATCAGATGAATCTTGACGATCGCTTACTCAAAGCTATTGCCAAACTCGGCTGGGTGTCTCCAACGCTCattcaagaaaaaggaattccTCTGTTTTTAGAAGGTAAAGACGTGCTGGCAAAAGGCAGAACAGGATCGGGTAAGACAGCCGTGTTTGCCATCCCCATCATTCAGAACATCCTGACAGAGAAACAGACAGCCAAAGAGCAAGTCACTCGTGCATTAATCCTTGCACCAACTAAAGAACTTTGTCAGCAACTTCACAAAGCTTTTCAGTCATTTACCACCAGTTGCTCTCGTGATGTCAGCATTGTAAATGTTGGCTCTCag acagCAATTTCTGGACAAAAAACACTATTAGCGGCACATCCTGACATAATCATTGCAACTCCTTCAACCATATTGATCCATTTGGTGTCTAAAAAGCTTGTGCTGAAAGATTCCCTTCAATTCTTTGTTATTGATGAAGCTgacttggttttttcttttggttttgaaGAAGATCTGAAGAGTGTGCTTGG ATACCTTCCCACTGACTATCAATGTGTTTTGACATCTGCCACTTTGAGTGACGATATTCAGAGTTTGAAACAATTGGTCCTTCACCAACCTGTAACACTGAAATTGGAAGAACCTGAACTGCCTCCAGCATCTCAACTTACACAATATCAAATTTATGCTGAAGAAAATGATAAGGCAGTTTTAATCTATGCCCTATTCAAGTTAGGTCTGGTGCGAGGAAAAACCATCATCTTCGTTCGAAATGTTGACCGTTGTTACAA GTTAAAGCTATATCTCCAACAGTTTGGAATCCCGTCGTGTGCTTTGAACGGGGAATTGCCCGTCAACTCTCGTTGCCATATTGTTCAACAGTTTAACGCTGGAATTTATGACATTATTATCGCTTCGGATGAATCGACATTAGAAGATCCCAATTATGCTTCCGCCGACCAGTCAAACAAG ggaaagaggaaaaatgaTAAAGAATCCGGAGTTGTACGGGGTATTGATTTTCAGTTCGTTTCGAATGTGATCAATTTTGACTTCCCATCTGACGTTGATTCCTACATTCACCGAGTGGGACGAACTGCCCGGGGTAACAACAAAGGAACCGCCCTCTCTTTCGTTAGTGTCAGAGAGAAGTATCTTATGGAACGAGTAGAGGAACACCTTCAAGATTGGGTTCCTCCCGGCCAGGACTCTGTCTTCAA GCCTTACCAGTTCAGAATGGAAGAGATAGAAGCTTTCCGTTACAGATCCCAGGATGCTTGGAAAACAGTAACACGAATTGCTGTCAGAGAAGCACGTTTAGCGGAGATTAAATCAGAAATGATGCAATCCAAAAAACTGAGG TCTCATTTTGAAAACAACCCAAATGACATGGGGATATTGCGTCACGACAAAGCCCTGCACACTGTGCGCATTCAAAGCCATCTAAAAGACGTGCCTGATTATATCATCCCGCCTACCTTAAGAAGACTCGCTAAGGCTAGCGGCAATAAAGCGCGCGGGGGCCAATCCAGCCATGGCGAAGGACGAACtggcaaaaatgaaaaatcatttttgaaacGGAAAGATAATCCTTTGCTTACTTTTGAGTTTGAcggatttaaaaagaaagctAGGAAGTAA
- the LOC124326935 gene encoding caprin-2-like, translated as MIGYVDVKTSPVYFYAQKTFPSGTINAVVPFDLLRLNVGNAMNTSGIFIAPKPGKYFFSYSGISFTVVARVELQVKNATANWLGIGHAFGAATSQTFSLQANLELAEGDQIRLRLVEGVIADDASHYTNFVGHLLEEDIIQ; from the coding sequence atgatcgGCTACGTTGACGTCAAGACATCGCCCGTTTATTTTTACGCCCAGAAAACATTCCCCTCTGGGACTATAAATGCCGTTGTTCCATTCGATTTGCTGAGATTAAACGTGGGGAATGCCATGAACACTTCCGGAATATTCATCGCACCTAAACCTGGCAAATACTTTTTCTCTTACTCTGGTATTAGCTTTACTGTAGTTGCCAGAGTCGAGTTGCAAGTGAAGAATGCAACAGCGAATTGGTTAGGGATTGGGCATGCATTTGGTGCAGCCACTTCTCAAACATTTTCACTGCAAGCCAATTTGGAACTTGCAGAAGGCGACCAAATTAGACTCCGATTAGTAGAAGGCGTAATTGCTGATGACGCAAGTCATTATACCAATTTTGTTGGCCACCTGCTTGAGGAAGACATTATCcaataa
- the LOC124327855 gene encoding protein N-lysine methyltransferase METTL21D-like, whose protein sequence is MEKYFSREFHVSSSNECLEILQHTVGDVGCVVWDAALVLGAYLDHMNETEQKPMKNLKILELGSGTGFVGLVAAAMGGDCLITDLPEMIPLMKRNLSKNAASLKGAHSAKAFEWGSDISSIVPNSNEGFHIVLAADCIYYKESLDAFVKTLEDLSSHCNGGVKTEIYISYEDRQSEEKKSLIYDFFEKIKITCNIFKIPFEDYREDFRCEDIHIFKIMSL, encoded by the exons ATGGAGAAATATTTCAGTCGAGAATTTCATGTGTCATCCAGCAATGAATGTCTTGAAATATTGCAGCACACCGTAGGCGAC GTTGGCTGTGTAGTTTGGGATGCTGCTCTCGTACTGGGAGCTTACTTGGATCACATGAATGAGACTGAACAAAAGCCaatgaaaaatctaaaaatactTGAATTGGGTTCAGGCACTGGATTTGTTGGTTTAGTTGCTGCTGCAATGGG TGGAGATTGTTTAATAACAGATTTGCCTGAAATGATTCCTTTGATGAAGAGAAATCTTTCTAAAAATGCAGCATCATTGAAAGGTGCACATAGTGCAAAAGCATTTGAATGGGGCTCAGATATTTCAAGTATTGTTCCAAATAGTAATGAAGGTTTTCATATTGTCCTGGCTGCTGATTGCATATATTATAAAGag TCTTTGGATGCCTTTGTTAAAACATTAGAAGACCTTAGCAGCCATTGCAATGGAGGGGTAAAAACTGAAATATATATTTCATATGAAGATAGacaaagtgaagaaaagaaaagtttaatCTAtgacttttttgaaaaaatcaagataacttgtaacattttcaaaatacctTTTGAAGATTACCGAGAAGATTTTAGGTGCGAAGATattcatattttcaaaattatgtcCTTATAA
- the LOC124327840 gene encoding fibroblast growth factor receptor-like 1 — translation MTKTYFTIAVIIFLASNITGTFSKGPPVITTSLQPRFTGKLGEVIRFICPIRGDPEPIFEWYRNGERVMEYWDRYRLISKGYSLNIQRLECEDQGTYICKAVNGFGVHEISFQLDLLDESMQEACKSNSDEVFSSSKPIILHKSKKSKHMLKPASYDVMLKCIAVAEPIPKFHWFKDGVEIIPEKGNAEPKYSVRSIVLSEEDLTEVNEKEGMRSTLHIRHARGSDTANYTCRAENEHGWDELTHILEVVERQVPRRPELHPDFPPFHTWVEAGQAGSLSCRVESEFPPEIHWLKRLTPSPGSSKIIQPPTPDEAEVENIHSQFIVNRTITIGNIKYQILPSALPKLIDGYYSSILLLSKKSQEVDSGIYVCLALNNAGFNYRQVYFNVTNNYPHPTTDENYPGRNPSEGWSDKNHATTTAVVVVVVVCGLLAMVVSCFVWKRRKNHLKDKSLSASAPSFCPSVPEAIIIQQPTPVTPTLPDYSVFREGLSSGNGATPPASHSSRSDPAQNPQALAPQANKEVSQPRVYYLSARPSSNTITNSPRQPKVIQQQQQRTKLNSSSGRSGNGSRQHHRSSPRSANNHHYYINPSHHHHRQPVPPEARSLTTDTSFHSDSFYPDWSAHPHHIRLPHPSPESSFDQL, via the exons ATGACCAAAACATACTTCACCATCGCTGTCATCATATTTTTGGCCAGCAACATCACTGGAACTTTTTCCAAgg GTCCTCCAGTGATAACCACTTCTCTTCAACCACGTTTTACTGGTAAATTAGGAGAAGTCATCCGTTTTATATGTCCCATCAGAGGTGATCCTGAACCAATTTTCGAATGGTATAGG AACGGAGAAAGAGTCATGGAGTACTGGGACCGCTATCGGCTTATTAGCAAAGGTTACTCTCTCAACATTCAACGCCTTGAGTGCGAGGATCAAGGAACTTACATCTGCAAGGCCGTCAACGGTTTTGGCGTTCATGAAATAAGCTTTCAATTGGATCTCCTAG ACGAATCGATGCAAGAAGCTTGTAAATCTAATAGCGACGAAGTGTTCTCATCGTCCAAACCCATCATCTTACACAAATCCAAAAAGTCGAAGCACATGCTCAAACCGGCCAGTTATGATGTCATGCTCAAGTGCATCGCCGTCGCCGAGCCAATTCCCAAATTCCATTGGTTCAAA GATGGAGTGGAGATCATTCCCGAGAAGGGAAACGCGGAGCCTAAATATTCCGTGCGCTCCATCGTACTTTCGGAAGAGGATCTAACTGAAGTCAACGAGAAGGAGGGCATGCGATCCACGCTGCATATCCGCCATGCCAGGGGATCGGATACGGCCAAC TACACGTGCCGAGCCGAGAACGAACATGGATGGGATGAGTTGACGCACATCTTGGAAGTTGTcg AACGTCAAGTTCCTCGACGTCCAGAATTGCATCCAGATTTCCCGCCGTTTCATACGTGGGTAGAAGCAGGGCAAGCCGGCTCTTTATCTTGCAGAGTCGAATCAGAATTTCCACCCGAAATTCATTGGCTAAAGCGGCTTACGCCAAGTCCTGGTTCGTCAAAAATCATCCAGCCTCCTACGCCCGATGAAGCGGAAGTCGAAAACATTCATTCCCAGTTTATCGTCAACCGAACAATCACTATAGGAAACATCAAATATCAG ATTCTACCTTCAGCTTTACCTAAACTGATAGACGGTTACTACTCCTCAATTTTACTACTCTCGAAAAAGAGCCAGGAAGTTGACTCTGGAATCTACGTCTGCTTGGCTTTGAATAATGCCGGATTCAACTACCGACAAGTTTACTTCAATGTCACCAATAATTACCCGCATCCAACTACAG ATGAAAACTATCCAGGGCGTAACCCGAGTGAAGGATGGAGTGATAAGAATCATGCTACAACCACTgcagttgttgtcgtcgtggtCGTTTGCGGATTGCTCGCAATGGTTGTGTCATGCTTCGTCTGGAAGAGGCGCAAAAACCATCTCAAAGACAAAAGTCTTAGCGCTTCGGCTCCCTCATTTTGCCCTTCAGTTCCGGAAGCTATTATCATACAGCAACCCACTCCAGTCACTCCAACACTTCCGGACTATTCAGTCTTCCG GGAGGGACTATCCAGCGGTAATGGCGCAACGCCTCCAGCCTCCCATAGTTCTCGATCGGATCCAGCTCAGAATCCTCAAGCGTTGGCTCCGCAAGCCAATAAGGAAGTCTCACAGCCGCGAGTGTATTATCTGTCAGCGCGGCCGTCATCCAACACCATCACCAACAGCCCACGGCAGCCGAAAgtaatccagcagcagcagcagcgaacgAAACTGAACAGTTCCAGCGGAAGGAGCGGAAACGGATCTCGTCAGCATCATCGCTCATCGCCCCGGAGTGCCAATAATCATCATTACTATATCAATCCATCGCATCACCATCACCGCCAACCAGTGCCGCCAGAAGCCAGGTCGTTGACGACTGACACTTCCTTCCACAGCGACTCGTTTTATCCCGATTGGTCGGCCCATCCCCATCACATTCGATTGCCTCACCCGTCTCCCGAGAGTAGCTTTGATCAGCTTTGA